The Geotalea uraniireducens Rf4 genome window below encodes:
- the cobS gene encoding adenosylcobinamide-GDP ribazoletransferase — protein MRLYLIALQFLTIIPLPFSVRCEEEDLGRSMALFPLVGLTIGLFLAGIDYVLGLALPRSVTDLLLVTVLAVVTGALHLDGLADVCDGLAARGGRERFLSVMKDSRTGAVGVVGLVLGILLKYQALLNIPLEYKREALLFFPLIARFSQVQLTVGAKKARQDGLGSAFIGGAGLPQFAIAFVVSLVAGYLLLGIWGAYCTVAVCLATWISKSWFHKRLGGITGDVIGCVNELNEILCLLALLALAGGKL, from the coding sequence ATGAGACTATATCTTATCGCCCTGCAATTTCTGACCATAATTCCGCTCCCTTTTTCCGTCCGCTGCGAGGAGGAGGACCTGGGCCGTTCCATGGCCCTGTTTCCGCTGGTGGGGCTTACCATCGGACTTTTCCTGGCCGGTATCGACTACGTGCTCGGTCTTGCCCTGCCGCGATCGGTGACCGATCTCCTCCTGGTGACGGTGCTGGCGGTGGTGACCGGAGCGCTACACCTGGACGGGTTGGCCGACGTCTGTGACGGTTTGGCCGCGCGGGGGGGGCGGGAACGCTTTCTCTCGGTGATGAAGGACTCCCGTACCGGCGCTGTGGGGGTTGTCGGGCTGGTGCTGGGCATCCTGCTCAAATACCAGGCCCTGCTGAACATCCCGCTGGAATATAAGCGCGAGGCGCTTCTGTTTTTTCCCCTGATCGCCCGTTTCAGCCAGGTTCAGCTGACGGTGGGGGCGAAAAAGGCACGACAGGACGGTCTCGGTTCCGCCTTTATCGGCGGCGCCGGCCTTCCCCAGTTCGCCATCGCCTTTGTAGTGAGCCTTGTTGCCGGCTATCTGCTGCTGGGGATATGGGGGGCATACTGCACCGTGGCTGTCTGCCTCGCCACCTGGATTTCGAAGTCCTGGTTTCATAAGCGGCTGGGGGGAATTACCGGTGATGTCATCGGTTGTGTGAACGAATTGAACGAGATTTTATGCCTGCTGGCCCTGCTGGCGTTGGCTGGAGGAAAATTATGA
- the cobC gene encoding alpha-ribazole phosphatase — MTAKTRIYLIRHGEVVGAGTRRYNGHADVALTPHGMAQYEMLKERFAGIEISACYTSDLTRCVMGAELLGSHLGVKPVKHRELRELNVGIWEGKTWNELMEKYPTEWQARLNDIVNYRVPEGENLLDVNNRVMPVVSDIVARHRGENVLIVAHGGVNRLILLNAIGAPLSALFNVEQSYCGFNVIDYYEDGKAVVKLLNG, encoded by the coding sequence ATGACTGCAAAAACACGCATTTACTTGATCCGCCACGGCGAGGTGGTGGGGGCCGGCACACGCCGCTATAACGGCCATGCCGATGTGGCGCTGACTCCCCATGGAATGGCCCAGTATGAAATGCTCAAAGAGCGCTTTGCCGGGATTGAAATCAGCGCCTGCTACACGAGCGATCTGACACGCTGCGTCATGGGGGCGGAGCTGCTCGGCAGCCACCTTGGCGTGAAACCGGTAAAACATAGAGAGCTGCGCGAACTGAACGTCGGCATCTGGGAGGGGAAGACCTGGAACGAACTGATGGAGAAATACCCGACAGAGTGGCAGGCGCGGCTGAACGACATCGTGAACTACCGGGTTCCCGAAGGTGAGAACCTGCTTGACGTGAACAACCGGGTGATGCCGGTCGTCAGCGATATCGTCGCCCGCCACCGGGGAGAAAATGTGCTCATTGTGGCCCACGGCGGGGTCAACCGGCTCATTCTCCTCAACGCCATCGGCGCGCCGCTGTCGGCCCTGTTCAATGTCGAGCAGAGCTACTGCGGTTTCAACGTCATCGACTACTACGAGGACGGCAAGGCAGTCGTGAAGCTACTCAACGGCTAA
- the yihA gene encoding ribosome biogenesis GTP-binding protein YihA/YsxC: MVIKNVEFIKSATRPAHYPAGDFPEIAFAGRSNVGKSSLINVLVNRKSLVRTSSTPGRTQLINFFDVNGEFTLVDLPGYGFARVPLAVKKEWGPMMETYLSKRSNLRGVILILDIRRTPVAEDVQMLHWLRAYSVKPIIVVTKCDKVSKNERAKQAAVIAQTIGIQMAELNFFSALSKEGKDQIWQRIEGVLYGAETEAVGAES, encoded by the coding sequence TTGGTCATCAAAAACGTAGAATTTATTAAAAGTGCGACAAGACCCGCCCATTATCCGGCGGGGGATTTCCCTGAAATAGCCTTTGCCGGCCGCTCCAACGTAGGCAAATCTTCCCTGATCAATGTCCTTGTTAACAGAAAAAGCCTGGTCCGCACCAGCTCCACCCCTGGACGCACCCAGCTCATCAACTTCTTCGATGTCAATGGCGAGTTTACCCTGGTGGATCTGCCCGGCTACGGTTTCGCCAGGGTGCCGCTGGCGGTGAAGAAAGAGTGGGGGCCGATGATGGAAACCTACCTCTCCAAAAGGTCAAATCTGCGGGGGGTCATACTTATTCTGGATATCCGCAGAACACCCGTGGCCGAGGATGTGCAGATGCTCCATTGGCTGCGTGCCTATTCCGTCAAACCGATAATCGTCGTCACCAAGTGCGACAAGGTTTCCAAAAACGAACGGGCAAAGCAGGCGGCGGTAATTGCACAGACCATCGGCATCCAGATGGCTGAACTTAATTTTTTTTCAGCACTCTCGAAAGAAGGGAAGGATCAGATCTGGCAGCGGATCGAAGGGGTGCTCTACGGCGCCGAAACGGAAGCCGTGGGCGCTGAAAGTTGA
- the cobT gene encoding nicotinate-nucleotide--dimethylbenzimidazole phosphoribosyltransferase, with the protein MNLLQEALAKIQPVDAVMLAKAQAKLDKKTKPLGSLGRLEEFARRFVAITGDLQPDTAKKIVFTFAGDHGVVEEGVSAFPKEVTPQMVFNFLRGGAGVNVLARHTGAEVRVVDVGVDFDFEPTPGLIIDKVAKGTRNFAKGPAMSREEAIAAIEVGIGLANRAKAEGVAMLGTGEMGIGNTTPSSAIIAAISGKTVKEVTHRGTGINDAALSHKIRVIEQGLAVNKPDPRDPLDVLAKVGGLEIAAIAGLVLGAAANRQPVVIDGFISTAGALIASELNPHVKEYIFAAHESVEIGHRFMLDRIGAEPILDLKLRLGEGTGAALAMGLIEAGVKILKEMATFEEAGVAEGEY; encoded by the coding sequence ATGAATCTGCTCCAGGAAGCACTCGCAAAAATTCAGCCGGTCGATGCCGTCATGCTGGCAAAGGCCCAGGCGAAACTGGACAAAAAGACCAAGCCGCTCGGCTCGCTCGGCCGACTGGAAGAGTTCGCCCGCCGCTTTGTCGCCATCACCGGCGATCTGCAGCCGGATACCGCCAAGAAGATTGTCTTCACCTTTGCCGGTGATCACGGCGTGGTCGAGGAGGGGGTGTCGGCCTTCCCCAAGGAGGTGACCCCGCAGATGGTCTTCAATTTTCTCCGCGGCGGAGCAGGGGTGAACGTCCTGGCTCGACATACGGGAGCCGAGGTGCGGGTTGTGGATGTGGGGGTCGATTTCGACTTCGAACCGACACCGGGGCTGATCATCGATAAAGTGGCGAAGGGGACGCGCAACTTTGCCAAGGGGCCGGCCATGAGCCGCGAAGAGGCGATTGCCGCGATAGAAGTGGGAATCGGGCTGGCCAACCGGGCAAAGGCCGAAGGGGTGGCCATGCTCGGCACCGGTGAGATGGGGATCGGCAACACCACCCCGTCGTCCGCCATTATTGCCGCCATTTCCGGTAAAACGGTCAAGGAGGTCACCCACCGCGGCACCGGCATCAACGATGCGGCGTTGTCCCATAAAATCCGGGTCATCGAACAGGGGCTGGCGGTGAACAAGCCGGATCCACGCGACCCGCTCGACGTGCTGGCCAAGGTAGGGGGGCTGGAGATTGCCGCCATAGCCGGGCTCGTGCTCGGGGCCGCAGCCAACCGGCAGCCGGTGGTGATTGACGGTTTCATTTCCACTGCCGGTGCACTCATCGCCTCCGAGCTGAACCCGCACGTGAAGGAGTATATCTTTGCCGCCCACGAGTCGGTGGAGATCGGACATCGTTTCATGCTGGACCGTATCGGAGCGGAACCGATCCTGGACCTCAAGCTTCGCCTGGGTGAAGGGACCGGCGCAGCCCTGGCCATGGGACTCATCGAGGCTGGAGTCAAGATTCTGAAGGAGATGGCCACCTTTGAAGAAGCCGGGGTAGCCGAAGGGGAGTACTGA
- a CDS encoding energy-coupling factor ABC transporter permease, with protein MNVDKISSVCLTTLAATLLFASSARAMHISEGILPFNWAALWFALAVPFVALGIRRLNALAQEDLSFKPLVGLMAAVVFIISCMPVPVPTAGTCSHPCGTGLAAILVGPLVSILITAVALLIQALFLAHGGLSTWGADIVSMGVVGSFAGWLVFRGMRRMRVGLGVAGFAGGIAADWGTYLTTSVELASGIRGDEPFLPLFWKILLAFIPTQLPLGILEGAMTGGMVVLLYRKRPDLLVKMKVVKAEEVAA; from the coding sequence ATGAATGTAGATAAAATATCTTCTGTCTGTTTGACAACGCTTGCTGCAACTCTATTGTTCGCAAGCTCCGCCCGTGCCATGCACATCTCCGAGGGGATTCTCCCCTTCAACTGGGCGGCTCTCTGGTTCGCCCTGGCGGTACCGTTCGTGGCGCTGGGTATCCGGCGGCTAAACGCCCTGGCGCAGGAGGACCTTTCCTTCAAGCCCCTCGTGGGGCTGATGGCGGCGGTGGTTTTCATCATCTCCTGCATGCCGGTCCCGGTCCCCACCGCCGGCACCTGCTCCCATCCCTGCGGCACAGGACTCGCGGCAATCCTGGTCGGCCCGCTTGTGAGTATCCTCATTACCGCCGTGGCGCTCCTCATCCAGGCCCTCTTCCTCGCCCACGGGGGGCTTTCCACCTGGGGGGCGGACATCGTCTCCATGGGGGTGGTCGGTTCCTTCGCCGGCTGGCTCGTCTTCCGGGGGATGCGCAGGATGAGGGTTGGTCTGGGGGTGGCCGGCTTTGCCGGTGGGATTGCAGCCGACTGGGGCACCTACCTGACCACCTCTGTGGAACTTGCCTCCGGCATCCGTGGTGATGAGCCGTTTCTTCCCCTCTTCTGGAAGATTCTCCTCGCCTTCATCCCGACCCAATTGCCCTTGGGCATCCTGGAAGGGGCGATGACCGGCGGGATGGTGGTGCTCTTGTACAGGAAGAGGCCGGATCTGCTGGTAAAAATGAAAGTAGTGAAGGCAGAGGAGGTGGCGGCATGA
- a CDS encoding cobyrinate a,c-diamide synthase translates to MKSIIIAAPYSGSGKTTVTLGIMECLRRRGLKVAPFKVGPDFIDPGYHRLVAGRPSINLDGWMCGAGFVRETFARHVQDADIAVIEGVMGLYDGISGAGDEGSTAQIARLTGSPVILVVDAKSMARSAAAMVKGFAEFDPELNLAGVIFNNVASDNHGRILREAVEGSLPAVKVLGCIPRDEMLHIPSRHLGLLTADENSLAPEFLDLLVETIRTSVDMGMLWSVATQRWSLEAANGNRKGPGQPEVVRIALARDAAFSFVYEDNLRLLREAGAEIVEFSPLLDEHLPDDVCGIYLPGGYPEVFADTLAANGAMRDAVRAAIEAGMPAYAECGGFIYLTRGVVDAKCEAASLHELVGIFPVTTRMLPRRKALGYREIETVADSIIGPRGTVARGHEFHYSEMEGMPAHVERGYQVRKGGNDLGLEGFRFKNCLASYIHLHFGSCPDLARTFVENCKKYKN, encoded by the coding sequence ATGAAATCCATCATCATCGCAGCGCCGTACAGCGGCTCGGGAAAAACCACCGTCACTCTCGGCATCATGGAGTGCTTGCGGAGGCGCGGGCTCAAGGTCGCTCCCTTCAAGGTCGGTCCGGATTTTATCGATCCCGGCTACCACCGGCTGGTGGCCGGTCGTCCATCGATCAACCTGGACGGCTGGATGTGCGGGGCGGGGTTCGTGCGCGAAACGTTTGCCCGTCATGTTCAGGACGCCGATATTGCCGTTATCGAGGGGGTTATGGGTCTCTACGATGGGATCAGCGGAGCCGGGGACGAGGGGAGCACCGCGCAGATCGCCAGGCTTACCGGCTCACCGGTCATACTCGTCGTCGATGCGAAGAGCATGGCCAGGAGTGCTGCGGCGATGGTAAAGGGTTTTGCCGAGTTCGATCCCGAGCTGAACCTTGCCGGGGTGATATTCAACAATGTGGCGAGCGACAACCACGGCCGCATTCTGCGGGAGGCGGTTGAGGGCTCTCTGCCGGCGGTGAAGGTCCTTGGCTGCATTCCACGGGATGAGATGTTGCATATACCTTCCCGCCATCTGGGTCTTCTGACGGCAGACGAAAATTCTTTGGCGCCGGAGTTTCTTGACCTCCTTGTGGAGACCATTCGCACCTCGGTGGATATGGGAATGCTTTGGTCCGTAGCCACCCAGCGCTGGTCGCTGGAAGCCGCAAACGGCAACAGAAAGGGACCCGGACAGCCGGAAGTTGTCCGGATTGCCCTGGCCCGTGATGCCGCTTTCAGCTTTGTCTACGAGGACAACCTGCGGCTCTTGCGCGAGGCTGGGGCGGAGATCGTGGAATTTTCGCCGCTTTTGGACGAGCACCTGCCTGACGATGTGTGCGGTATCTATCTTCCCGGCGGCTATCCGGAGGTTTTTGCCGACACCCTGGCCGCCAATGGGGCCATGAGGGATGCGGTCCGTGCTGCCATTGAAGCCGGGATGCCGGCATACGCAGAATGCGGCGGCTTTATCTATCTTACCCGGGGCGTAGTCGATGCAAAATGCGAAGCCGCTTCCCTGCATGAACTGGTCGGTATCTTTCCGGTCACCACCCGTATGCTGCCGCGGCGCAAGGCCCTCGGTTACCGGGAGATCGAAACCGTTGCCGATTCCATCATTGGCCCGCGGGGGACCGTGGCCAGGGGTCACGAATTCCACTACTCGGAGATGGAGGGGATGCCGGCACACGTGGAACGAGGCTACCAGGTCCGCAAAGGGGGCAACGACCTGGGGCTGGAAGGGTTTCGCTTTAAGAATTGCCTCGCCTCCTATATCCACCTCCACTTCGGCAGCTGCCCCGACCTTGCCCGGACCTTTGTCGAGAACTGCAAAAAATACAAGAACTAA
- a CDS encoding sensor histidine kinase → MKLNTKLVMMMLSLLIIATLILFLMNQYSQNDLVQEMQESSTEVSKAIQLSVEDLTSETDVESLRLKDYLQQARNKGINEVNIINNEGEIINSSDPDKVGKMREIKKLEKGLKASRKGKGATGSHSLRPYDLVVPVIVGDEQLGYVQINLLLDNIRDIQHANFLRRLVATCMIFMFGIFLTIFLARRYTDPIHRLAAGVKKVSAGDLSVTFPLDSKDEIGELAENFNELVEKLREKEHLEKRLYEAEHLSKVGQLASGIAHEIRNPLNYISLAIDHLKSELLPSCPERGKELESIADNIKEEVRKANYMVLNFMNYGRPLKLRLHEVRYPELISKAMPLLQDKLNEQHIEVVEDIPADLPPMQVDPELMRNCLFNFITNAAQAMPDGGKITLGAAFVAGDNLFRLTFADQGSGIAPNDIDKIFQPYFTTKEAGIGLGLAITERIIKEHGGEMVVESQLGNGTTFTIILPMKKQGEV, encoded by the coding sequence ATGAAACTCAATACAAAGCTGGTGATGATGATGCTTTCCCTGCTGATCATCGCCACGTTGATTCTTTTCCTCATGAACCAGTACAGCCAGAACGACCTGGTTCAGGAGATGCAGGAAAGCTCCACCGAGGTTTCCAAGGCTATCCAGTTGAGCGTTGAAGATCTGACATCCGAAACCGATGTGGAATCCTTGCGCCTGAAGGATTATCTGCAGCAGGCCAGAAACAAGGGTATCAATGAGGTAAACATCATCAACAACGAAGGGGAGATCATCAACTCGTCGGACCCTGACAAGGTCGGGAAAATGCGTGAGATCAAAAAACTGGAAAAAGGCCTCAAGGCCTCGCGCAAGGGCAAAGGTGCCACAGGCTCACATTCCCTTCGCCCTTACGACCTGGTCGTCCCGGTTATCGTCGGCGACGAGCAGCTCGGCTACGTGCAGATCAACCTTCTGCTGGACAACATACGGGATATCCAGCACGCCAATTTTCTCCGCAGACTGGTTGCCACCTGCATGATTTTCATGTTCGGCATTTTTCTCACCATCTTCCTCGCCAGAAGGTATACCGACCCCATCCACAGGCTGGCGGCGGGGGTAAAAAAAGTCTCGGCCGGCGACCTGTCGGTCACATTCCCGCTGGACAGCAAGGACGAAATCGGCGAACTGGCTGAAAATTTCAATGAACTGGTGGAGAAGCTTCGGGAAAAGGAGCATCTGGAAAAGCGCCTCTATGAGGCGGAGCACCTTTCCAAGGTGGGACAGCTGGCATCGGGAATCGCCCATGAAATCAGGAACCCCCTCAATTATATCAGCCTGGCCATAGATCACCTGAAAAGCGAACTGCTCCCCTCCTGTCCTGAGCGCGGCAAAGAATTGGAATCCATAGCCGACAACATCAAGGAAGAGGTGCGCAAGGCCAATTACATGGTCCTCAACTTCATGAACTACGGCCGGCCGCTCAAGCTGCGTCTCCATGAAGTGCGCTACCCGGAGCTGATCTCCAAGGCCATGCCGCTTTTACAGGACAAGCTGAACGAACAGCACATCGAGGTGGTAGAGGATATCCCCGCCGACCTGCCGCCGATGCAGGTCGATCCCGAACTGATGCGCAACTGCCTGTTCAATTTCATAACCAACGCCGCTCAGGCCATGCCCGACGGGGGAAAGATAACCCTCGGGGCGGCCTTCGTCGCCGGGGACAACCTGTTCCGCCTCACCTTTGCCGATCAGGGGTCGGGAATAGCGCCCAATGACATCGACAAGATCTTCCAGCCCTATTTCACCACGAAAGAGGCCGGCATCGGCCTCGGGCTGGCCATAACCGAACGCATCATCAAGGAGCACGGCGGCGAGATGGTGGTTGAAAGCCAACTCGGCAACGGAACGACATTTACCATCATCCTGCCGATGAAAAAGCAGGGTGAGGTTTAA
- the cobU gene encoding bifunctional adenosylcobinamide kinase/adenosylcobinamide-phosphate guanylyltransferase has protein sequence MSKIIFITGGARSGKSRLAEEIALKHGAPLGYIATGQSGDGEMEERIARHRSRRGPDWQTLEEPLQLAEVVRGHDGYFQAMLVDCVTLWLTNLLLAYDDAPRALAHVKELTGMFPHLTTPLIFVSNEVGMGIVPENRLARTFRDLAGEANELLAATADEVYVTISGLPLKLKG, from the coding sequence ATGTCAAAAATAATTTTCATTACCGGCGGCGCCCGGAGCGGCAAGAGCCGCCTGGCCGAAGAGATTGCCCTGAAGCACGGCGCGCCGCTCGGCTACATTGCCACGGGGCAGTCCGGTGACGGGGAGATGGAGGAGCGGATTGCCCGCCACCGGTCGCGGCGCGGCCCGGACTGGCAGACCCTTGAAGAGCCGCTGCAGCTGGCGGAGGTCGTCCGCGGCCATGACGGCTATTTTCAGGCAATGCTCGTGGATTGCGTCACCCTCTGGCTCACCAACCTGCTCCTGGCGTACGACGATGCACCCCGCGCCCTGGCGCATGTCAAGGAATTGACCGGCATGTTTCCTCACTTGACGACCCCCCTTATTTTCGTATCCAACGAGGTGGGGATGGGTATCGTCCCGGAAAATCGCCTGGCCAGAACCTTCCGGGACCTGGCGGGCGAGGCCAACGAACTGCTGGCGGCGACGGCGGACGAGGTGTATGTGACCATTTCCGGGCTGCCGTTGAAACTGAAAGGGTGA
- the thiC gene encoding phosphomethylpyrimidine synthase ThiC: MKTQIELARQGVLTPQMTTVANGEGVTPEYVRQMVAEGKIVIPWNHNRQPRAVGIGKGLSTKVNASIGTSSDIVDYAAEVRKARAAQESGADTLMELSVGGDLDRVRREVITAVDLPVGNVPLYQAFCEAARKYGDPNKLDEELLFDLIEKQCEDGMAFMAVHCGINLYTIERLRKQGYRYGGLVSKGGVSMVAWMLANKRENPLYERFDRVVGILKKYDTVLSLGNGLRAGAIHDSSDRAQIQELLINCELAEIGRDMGCQMLVEGPGHVPLDEIEGNIQLQKRMSGGAPYYMLGPIATDVAPGFDHITAAIGAAQSSRFGADLICYITPAEHLALPNEEDVRQGVKTAKIAAYIGDMNKYPEKGRSRDKEMSKARRDLNWEKQFELALYPEDARSVRASRTPEDEDTCTMCGDFCASRGAGKLFAGDLRGDKV; encoded by the coding sequence ATGAAAACCCAGATCGAACTCGCCCGCCAGGGGGTCCTCACCCCCCAGATGACAACCGTTGCCAATGGAGAAGGGGTTACCCCGGAATACGTACGCCAGATGGTGGCGGAGGGGAAGATTGTCATCCCCTGGAACCATAACCGCCAGCCGCGGGCGGTCGGCATCGGCAAGGGGCTCTCCACCAAGGTCAACGCTTCCATCGGCACATCTTCGGACATCGTCGACTATGCGGCGGAGGTGCGCAAAGCGCGGGCCGCCCAGGAATCCGGGGCCGACACCCTGATGGAGCTATCCGTCGGCGGCGACCTGGACCGGGTAAGGCGCGAGGTGATTACGGCCGTCGACCTCCCCGTGGGGAACGTTCCCCTCTACCAGGCCTTCTGCGAGGCGGCGCGCAAGTACGGCGATCCGAACAAGCTGGACGAGGAGCTGCTCTTCGACCTGATCGAAAAGCAATGCGAGGACGGCATGGCTTTCATGGCGGTCCATTGCGGCATCAACCTCTATACCATCGAACGGCTGCGGAAACAGGGCTACCGCTACGGCGGACTGGTCTCCAAGGGTGGGGTGAGCATGGTCGCCTGGATGCTCGCCAATAAACGTGAAAACCCCCTCTACGAGCGATTCGACCGGGTGGTCGGCATTCTCAAGAAGTACGACACGGTCCTCTCCCTGGGGAACGGCCTGCGGGCCGGGGCGATCCACGACTCCTCCGACCGGGCCCAGATCCAGGAGCTTCTCATCAACTGCGAACTGGCCGAGATCGGCCGTGACATGGGGTGCCAGATGCTGGTCGAAGGGCCGGGACACGTGCCCCTGGACGAGATCGAGGGGAACATCCAGCTGCAGAAGCGGATGAGCGGCGGCGCCCCCTATTACATGCTCGGCCCCATTGCCACCGACGTGGCCCCCGGCTTCGACCATATCACCGCGGCCATCGGTGCCGCCCAGTCGTCCCGTTTCGGCGCCGACCTGATCTGCTACATCACCCCGGCCGAGCACCTGGCGCTTCCCAACGAGGAGGATGTGCGCCAGGGGGTGAAGACGGCGAAAATAGCCGCCTACATCGGCGACATGAACAAGTATCCGGAGAAGGGGCGTAGCCGGGACAAGGAGATGTCCAAGGCGCGCCGGGATCTCAACTGGGAAAAGCAGTTCGAACTGGCACTCTACCCGGAAGATGCACGATCGGTCCGCGCCAGCCGCACCCCCGAGGACGAGGACACCTGCACCATGTGCGGCGATTTCTGCGCCTCAAGGGGCGCGGGGAAGCTGTTTGCCGGGGATCTGCGCGGGGACAAGGTTTAA
- a CDS encoding HDOD domain-containing protein, producing the protein MNKELETAIMTAGDLPTIPIVATKVMQLIESETATAEELARIVASDPAVAARVIKISNSSFYGCQRQIQTLSSAIVILGFNTLKSLVVAASVKQVYKPFGLTEKMLWEHSFAAGLAARIIAGNTRAANEEESFLAGLFHDIGKIIMNSLDKDKFQAVMQRCYNERISFEDAETSIYPFSHDEVGAYVIKKWNFPDALTNAILQHHKFKFSNHEDIYQVNLTAVVGLADMFCLKLGIGERQPDETLDLDSSVFAQQLKLDGNRINMLLELFKEAFDRDKTYFVTS; encoded by the coding sequence ATGAATAAAGAACTCGAAACAGCCATCATGACCGCCGGAGACCTCCCGACCATCCCCATCGTGGCCACAAAGGTAATGCAGCTCATCGAAAGCGAAACCGCCACAGCAGAAGAGCTGGCGCGGATAGTTGCTTCCGATCCCGCCGTAGCAGCCAGGGTCATTAAAATTTCCAACTCATCCTTTTACGGCTGCCAGAGACAGATTCAAACCTTATCAAGCGCCATCGTCATACTTGGCTTCAATACGCTCAAGAGCCTTGTGGTGGCGGCATCGGTAAAGCAGGTCTACAAGCCGTTCGGCCTTACCGAAAAAATGCTTTGGGAACATTCCTTCGCCGCCGGCCTGGCGGCACGCATCATTGCCGGCAACACGAGGGCCGCCAACGAGGAGGAGTCCTTCCTCGCAGGATTGTTCCACGATATCGGCAAGATCATCATGAACTCCCTGGATAAGGATAAGTTTCAGGCGGTCATGCAGCGCTGCTACAATGAAAGGATATCATTCGAAGACGCAGAAACGAGTATCTACCCATTCAGTCATGACGAAGTAGGGGCTTACGTCATAAAAAAATGGAATTTCCCCGACGCGCTGACCAACGCCATCTTACAGCACCATAAGTTTAAATTCAGCAATCACGAGGACATCTACCAGGTCAACCTGACGGCGGTCGTGGGCCTTGCCGACATGTTCTGCCTGAAACTGGGGATAGGAGAGCGCCAGCCTGACGAAACGCTCGATTTAGACTCTTCCGTCTTCGCACAACAGCTCAAACTCGATGGGAACCGCATCAACATGCTTCTGGAACTGTTCAAAGAAGCCTTCGATCGGGACAAAACTTATTTTGTCACCTCGTAA